One region of Cryptococcus deuterogattii R265 chromosome 14, complete sequence genomic DNA includes:
- a CDS encoding allantoinase — MPSQTILAHQAILPDSLRPQPATIVFDTDSGIITSVTPGIHQGKGEADVWEIEEEKVLLPGLIDTHVHLNQPGRTAWEGFRTGTLAAISGGITTLIDMPLNSIPPTTTLSGLATKKASAKEVGVSCDLGFWGGIVPGNEEELRGLWDGGVKGFKCFLIESGVEEFPCVDEQDIIKACDALKGTNALIMFHAELDAPTHTHTDAKHPTSTDPSEYATFLESRPQQWEISALQLILRIARSYPDLRFHIVHLSASDAVPLLQSALLGNGDTGPLKNLTVETCFHYLCLQDTDIPPNATQFKCCPPIRDESNRLKLIDALLDGTIQYVVSDHSPCVPELKKGDFISAWGGVSGLGLGLSLLWTELGVGGRVELGQIVEWMGCVQAKQVGLQGKKGVLQKGAAADFVVFDPNAKFEVTPETLRFKNKVSPYIGKTLTGVVEKTYLGGKLVWDNGKESNETLGRFV; from the exons ATGCCCTCACAAACGATCCTCGCACACCAAGCCATCCTTCCGGACAGCCTCCGCCCTCAGCCTGCCACTATCGTATTCGATACCGATTCTGGGATCATTACTTCTGTCACTCCTGGTATTCACCAAGGTAAAGGAGAAGCCGATGTGTGGGAAatcgaggaggaaaaagtctTGCTTCCCGGTCTTATCGA CACACACGTCCACCTCAACCAACCCGGGCGTACCGCCTGGGAAGGTTTCCGTACCGGCACACTTGCCGCCATTTCCGGCGGTATCACCACGCTTATCGACATGCCTCTCAATTCTATCCCTCCTACCACCACGCTCTCTGGCCTCGCTACCAAAAAGGCTTCCGCCAAAGAGGTCGGGGTGAGCTGCGATTTGGGATTTTGGGGTGGGATTGTCCCCgggaatgaggaagaattgaGGGGACTTTGGGACGGAGGGGTAAAGGGGTTTAAATGTTTCTTGATTGAGTCGGGTGTCGAG GAGTTTCCATGTGTTGATGAACAAGATATAATCAAAGCATGCGATGCTTTGAAA GGTACCAACGCCCTTATCATGTTCCACGCCGAACTTGACGCTCCCACCCACACCCACACCGATGCCAAGCACCCGACATCGACTGACCCATCGGAATACGCTACATTCCTCGAATCACGTCCTCAACAATGGGAAATCTCTGCTCTTCAACTTATCCTCCGTATCGCCCGATCTTACCCCGACTTGCGGTTCCACATTGTCCATCTCTCCGCTTCCGATGCGGTgcccctcctccaatcTGCTCTCCTGGGCAACGGCGACACCGGTCCATTAAAGAATTTGACGGTGGAGACATGTTTCCATTATCTCTGCCTTCAAGACACTGACATCCCACCCAACGCTACCCAATTCAAATGCTGCCCGCCTATCCGTGACGAATCCAACCGCCTAAAACTGATTGACGCGCTATTGGACGGCACGATCCAATACGTCGTATCAGATCATTCGCCCTGTGTGCCAGAACTGAAAAAGGGGGATTTCATATCTGCCTGGGGGGGCGTTTCCGGCTTGGGACTCGGACTTTCCCTCTTGTGGACAGAGTTGGGGGTGGGAGGGAGAGTGGAGTTGGGGCAGATTGTAGAATGGATGGGTTGTGTTCAAGCAAAGCAAGTGGGGTTacaagggaagaagggtgtgTTACAAAAAGGGGCAGCAGCGGATTTTGTCGTGTTTGACCCGAATGCCAAGTTTGAAGTTACACCC GAGACATTACGGTTCAAGAACAAAGTATCCCCATACATCGGTAAAACCCTCACCGGCGTGGTCGAAAAGACGTACCTCGGCGGCAAGTTGGTCTGGGATAATGGCAAGGAGAGCAACGAGACGCTTGGGAGGTTTGTCTAA
- a CDS encoding DNA-binding protein 42 kDa, producing MSAPAVDLKKPVQEPQTEKEVQKGLSDDALTKYTSAGQALGEVLKKLIPQITPGKKVLDLCIEGDKLVAEAVAPLWNKPKNGIKVVKGSAFPTSISVNNVVSHVSPLPSDPEIELKDGDVVKVMLGIHLDGYPVTHAETIHLSSKTDGLAADVIKAAYEAAQLAMRTLKAGAKNWDVTEVVDKAVKSYDCVAVEGMLSCQHEKNVTDGKKRVLLNPSPELRRDHETATFDEGEVYGVDVLVVTGTNGKAKADPSRTSIYKRGDTNYQLKMKTSRAVFSEIQKKAGAFPFTLRALDDEKRARMGVQEAVAHGLLKPYDIVQTAPGTLVAEFFFTIALLPAGPLLLSPTPAWYTADKVSSSKSLQDEELKNLIAQPLRAPKKKKKAAAAGKEETQA from the exons ATGTCCGCCCCCGCTGTCGATCTCAAGAAGCCCGTCCAGGAGCCTCAGACAGAGAAGGAAGTCCAAAAAGGTCTTTCCGACGACGC TCTCACCAAGTACACTTCTGCCGGCCAAGCTTTGGGTGAAGTGCTCAAAAAGTTGATTCCCCAGATCACGCCTGGTAAAAAGGTTCTTGACCTCTGTATCGA AGGTGATAAGCTTGTTGCCGAGGCTGTTGCGCCTCTTTGGAACAAGCCCAAGAACGGTATCAAAGTCGTCAAGG GCTCGGCGTTCCCGACATCCATCTCTGTCAACAATGTCGTTTCGCACGTCTCTCCCCTCCCGTCTGACCCCGAGATTGAGCTCAAGGACGGGGATGTGGTCAAGGTCATGCTCGGTATCCACCTCGATGGCTACCCCGTGACCCACGCGGAGACTATCCATCTGTCCTCCAAGACTGACGGTCTCGCTGCCGACGTCATCAAGGCGGCATACGAGGCTGCCCAGCTGGCTATGCGTACCCTCAAAGCCGGTGCCAAGAACTGGGACGTCACCGAGGTGGTGGACAAGGCTGTCAAGTCGTACGACTGTGTGGCGGTGGAGGGTATGCTGTCGTGCCAGCACGAGAAGAATGTGACGGATGGTAAGAAGCGGGTGTTGCTCAACCCTTCACCAGAGTTGAGGAGGGACCATGAGACGGCGACGTTTGACGAGGGTGAAGTTTATGGTGTAGATGTCTTGGTCGTCACCGGTACCAACGGCAAG GCCAAGGCGGATCCTTCGCGAACATCCATCTACAAGCGAGGGGATACCAACTACCagctgaagatgaagacttCCCGAGCCGTCTTTTCCGAGATTCAAAAGAAGGCTGGCGCTTTCCCTTTTACCCTTCGAGCgcttgatgatgagaagcGGGCGAGGATGGGTGTCCAAGAGGCCGTTGCGCATG GTCTTTTGAAGCCTTATGATATTGTCCAAACGGCCCCTGGTACACTCGTCGCCGAGTTTTTCTTCACCA TCGCCCTTCTCCCTGCTGgacctcttctcttgtCCCCCACCCCCGCCTGGTACACTGC TGACAAGGTTTCATCCTCTAAATCGTTgcaagatgaagagctcAAGAATCTCATTGCGCAACCCCTGCGTGcgcccaagaagaagaagaaggctgctgctgctggcaaGGAGGAGACCCAGGCGTAA